In Spinacia oleracea cultivar Varoflay chromosome 5, BTI_SOV_V1, whole genome shotgun sequence, a single window of DNA contains:
- the LOC110799747 gene encoding probable receptor-like protein kinase At5g61350 yields MISSPVVVIFSFLLLITSTPTTIHAQDGPIETPSSTSSSTSSSPKTPKFNPKNKVLIACGSQEDVSLPDGRTFKSDPSTVSNLSSEEDVKVNVDTLPPPPKDDVSSSKLPPPPPLPLYNSARIFPSAASYKFPISQPGFHLIRLYFFPLPHTTYNLSNAVFRVTTENFVLLHDFTVPNPTPIFKEYLLNLTTQTLTLKFSPKKNSFAFINAIEVISVPDDLISDTASAVPSVENVEGVAKHAFEVALRLNVGGPLLTPRNDTLWRTWYPDEEFNAFPEGTNKTGVNPREVKYPEGGATRFIAPSWVYATAAEMGNADTIKANFNLTWKMPVDPSYDYLIRLHFCDVVSIALNELYFNVYVNGMMGAPSFDLSTLTSALSTAYYRDFVINSTTIANGLVIIQVGPASGGSGDPNAILNGVEVIKMSNSAGSLSGLFDVEGNYMGAASGSKTMKILAVVGLVMGMVALLLVVVMFVRWQKRPLDCPRNNSFSSWLLPLTTSHSSFLSSKSASITASRKSSLFGSRKSNMFASTNQGVGKFFSFNELQDASNNFDENAVIGVGGFGKVYMGKLDDGTKVAIKRGNPQSEQGINEFQTEIQMLSQLRHRHLVSLIGYCDENAEMCLVYEFMSNGVLREHLYGSKLNAPMPWKQRLEICIGSARGLHYLHTGAAHCIIHRDVKTTNILLDENFVAKVSDFGLSKAACLMEQTHVSTAVKGSFGYLDPEYFRRQQLTEKSDVYSFGVVLLEVLTARPAINPALPRDQVNLAEWAMSNYRKGLLEKIVDPNLQGTISSGSLKKYVEAAEKCLAEYGVDRPSMGDVLWNLEYALQLQEASTKTEATEDKSSLLIPLETAPIMGINGVESSSAPTSDDHTEVGASAFSQIANFQGR; encoded by the exons ATGATCTCCTCCCCGGTCGTCgtcattttctctttcctcctccTCATTACTTCTACACCCACCACTATTCACGCCCAAGACGGCCCTATTGAAACACCTTCTTCCACCTCATCTTCCACCAGTTCCTCCCCTAAAACACCAAAATTCAACCCTAAGAACAAAGTCCTAATCGCTTGTGGGTCCCAAGAAGACGTCTCTCTTCCCGATGGAAGGACATTTAAGTCAGATCCATCAACGGTTAGCAATCTAAGTAGCGAGGAGGATGTTAAAGTCAATGTTGACACTCTCCCTCCACCACCCAAAGACGACGTTTCTTCGTCTAAACtaccaccaccgccgccactACCGCTATACAATTCCGCTAGGATTTTCCCTAGTGCAGCCTCCTACAAGTTCCCGATTTCTCAGCCGGGTTTTCACCTCATCCGTCTTTACTTCTTCCCTCTCCCTCACACCACCTACAACCTCTCGAACGCCGTTTTTCGAGTCACAACCGAAAACTTCGTACTCCTACATGACTTCACTGTCCCTAACCCTACCCCCATTTTCAAAGAATACCTCCTCAACCTAACCACTCAAACCCTCACCCTTAAATTCTCCCCTAAAAAAAACTCCTTCGCTTTCATCAACGCCATCGAAGTCATCTCCGTCCCCGACGACCTCATCTCCGACACCGCCTCCGCCGTCCCATCCGTAGAGAACGTCGAGGGGGTGGCCAAACACGCGTTCGAGGTGGCTCTCCGACTTAACGTCGGTGGTCCACTCTTGACACCTAGGAATGATACATTATGGAGGACTTGGTATCCTGATGAAGAATTTAACGCTTTCCCTGAGGGAACTAATAAGACTGGGGTTAACCCGAGGGAGGTTAAGTACCCGGAAGGCGGCGCCACGCGGTTTATTGCGCCGTCGTGGGTGTATGCTACGGCGGCTGAGATGGGGAATGCGGATACTATTAAGGCTAACTTTAACCTTACATGGAAGATGCCTGTTGATCCCTCATATGATTACCTGATTAGGCTACATTTTTGTGACGTTGTGAGTATTGCTTTGAATGAGTTGTACTTCAATGTGTATGTGAATGGTATGATGGGGGCTCCTAGTTTCGACTTGTCTACCCTTACTTCGGCTCTATCCACAGCCTATTACAG AGACTTTGTGATCAACTCAACAACCATTGCAAACGGATTAGTTATAATCCAAGTGGGACCCGCATCAGGCGGTTCAGGCGACCCAAATGCAATCCTTAACGGCGTAGAGGTGATCAAAATGAGCAACTCCGCCGGCAGCCTAAGCGGCTTATTCGACGTCGAAGGCAACTACATGGGAGCAGCCTCAGGATCAAAAACAATGAAAATCTTAGCAGTAGTAGGCCTTGTAATGGGAATGGTAGCATTACTACTAGTCGTAGTCATGTTCGTAAGATGGCAAAAACGACCATTAGACTGCCCAAGAAACAACAGCTTCTCCTCTTGGCTTCTTCCTCTAACAACAAGTCACAGCAGCTTCCTCTCTAGCAAAAGCGCTTCCATCACAGCTTCTAGAAAAAGCTCGTTGTTCGGTTCTCGAAAAAGCAACATGTTTGCTTCTACTAATCAAGGGGTTGGGAAATTCTTTAGTTTTAACGAGTTGCAAGATGCTAGTAACAATTTCGACGAGAATGCAGTGATTGGTGTTGGTGGGTTTGGGAAAGTTTACATGGGTAAGTTAGATGATGGGACTAAAGTCGCGATTAAGAGAGGTAATCCACAATCTGAACAAGGGATTAATGAGTTTCAGACAGAAATTCAGATGCTTTCACAGCTAAGACACAGACATCTTGTTTCCTTAATTGGTTATTGTGATGAAAATGCGGAAATGTGTCTTGTATATGAGTTTATGTCGAATGGTGTGCTTCGAGAACATTTATACGGGTCCAAGCTTAATGCACCTATGCCATGGAAACAGAGGCTTGAGATTTGTATCGGGTCAGCCCGTGGGTTACACTACCTTCACACGGGTGCAGCCCATTGTATCATCCATAGAGATGTTAAAACAACCAACATTCTTTTGGATGAGAATTTCGTAGCCAAAGTTAGTGATTTTGGTCTATCCAAAGCAGCTTGTTTAATGGAGCAAACTCATGTAAGTACAGCTGTTAAGGGTAGTTTCGGGTATCTTGATCCAGAATACTTCAGAAGACAACAGTTAACAGAGAAGTCAGATGTGTACTCATTTGGAGTAGTACTCCTTGAAGTCTTAACAGCCCGACCCGCCATAAACCCGGCCCTACCAAGGGACCAGGTGAACCTAGCCGAATGGGCTATGTCAAATTACAGAAAAGGGCTTCTTGAGAAAATAGTGGACCCCAATTTACAAGGAACAATATCCTCTGGTTCATTGAAGAAGTATGTTGAAGCAGCTGAGAAATGTTTGGCAGAGTACGGTGTTGATAGGCCATCAATGGGAGATGTGTTATGGAACTTGGAGTACGCGTTGCAACTACAAGAAGCAAGCACAAAAACCGAGGCAACTGAAGATAAAAGCTCGTTGTTGATCCCATTAGAGACGGCACCAATTATGGGAATAAACGGAGTAGAAAGTAGTAGTGCACCAACTAGTGATGATCATACTGAAGTTGGTGCTTCTGCATTCTCACAAATAGCCAACTTTCAGGGAAGGTAA
- the LOC110799766 gene encoding uncharacterized protein codes for MESPIIGAISFLKSCLSPSKYEEAKQALIYVESSLKRDEAEITRKLDNAIKESHILSKQLKHYKDDHAESLLASRYSEHELDKSRNECAQLQAGLLAARQEVQRLKDEEVKFGNLSTEAKMLKKQNMYLREENVGLEAAVAKSEEKLRDCRLVCEGLKGKIKELEEEMAEKVKQAEIDGAENLKLKMKNSKLKADLEGVIEAATARFRSFETRLLDLEHNVAILNHDDAGSDSDSQVSQLADATQDVQEHGSFGLEAKCEGQSGHETATVEEKKATTLPSQKATSATSVQGHPSGPAGTRSVSETRVAEKKSAPTQCVPKPSVVDLCSSDDDDELPSPKGLKRKLPSSEFPSGNRTHSESASSSKKAMEAEGH; via the exons ATGGAATCCCCAATTATAGGCGCCATTTCTTTTCTGAAATCCTGTCTCTCCCCATCCAAGTATGAGGAAGCAAAACAAGCTTTGATCTACGTTGAGTCGAGTTTGAAACGCGATGAGGCGGAAATTACTCGGAAGCTCGACAATGCAATCAAGGAGTCCCACATCCTCTCAAAGCAGCTGAAACATTACAAGGATGACCATGCCGAGTCGCTACTCGCTAGCCGCTACTCTGAGCACGAACTCGATAAGTCCAGAAACGAGTGCGCTCAATTACAAGCTGGACTCCTTGCTGCGAGACAAGAGGTGCAGAGGCTGAAAGATGAGGAGGTGAAATTCGGGAATTTATCGACGGAGGCGAAGATGTTGAAAAAGCAAAACATGTATTTGAGGGAAGAGAATGTGGGTTTGGAGGCGGCCGTGGCGAAGAGTGAAGAAAAACTGAGGGATTGTCGGTTGGTATGTGAGGGTTTGAAAGGGAAAATCAAGGAGTTGGAGGAGGAAATGGCGGAGAAGGTAAAACAAGCAGAAATTGACGGAGCTGAAAATCTTAAGCTTAAGATGAAGAATTCTAAGTTAAAGGCAGATTTAGAGGGTGTTATTGAAGCTGCAACCGCCCGATTTAGGTCGTTTGAGACACGGTTGTTGGACTTGGAGCACAATGTAGCCATTTTGAATCACGACGACGCGGGTTCCGATTCAG ATTCTCAAGTATCTCAACTAGCTGATGCAACTCAAGATGTGCAAGAGCATGGTAGTTTTGGGCTTGAGGCAAAATGTGAAGGGCAATCTGGTCATGAAACAGCAACTGTCGAAGAGAAGAAAGCTACAACATTGCCAA GCCAAAAAGCAACCAGTGCAACTTCTGTCCAGGGACATCCTAGTGGGCCTGCAGGAACCCGTTCAGTTTCAGAAACACGCGTTGCTGAGAAGAAATCTGCTCCTACACAATGCGTTCCCAAACCTTCTGTTGTTGACTTGTGTAGTTCTGATGATGATGACGAACTACCTTCGCCAAAGGGACTTAAAAGGAAACTACCATCATCTGAATTTCCCTCGGGCAATAGAACTCATAGCGAGTCAGCAAGTTCTTCTAAGAAAGCCATGGAAGCAGAAGGTCACTAA